In one Butyrivibrio proteoclasticus B316 genomic region, the following are encoded:
- the ftsY gene encoding signal recognition particle-docking protein FtsY, with translation MANGFFSKLQQGLSKTRDSIAKGIDNVFSGYSNIDDDFYEELEETLIMGDIGINATSKIMDELRSQVKDRHIKDPQECKQLLIEDIRNQMHTDENAYDFEDKKTVIFVIGVNGVGKTTSVGKLASIYKKKGKKVLIAAADTYRAAATEQLQSWADRAGTPIVSGREGADPASVIYDAVGAFKARDIDILIVDTAGRLHNKKNLMEELAKMNRIIDKELGNVCRENFIVLDGTTGQNALNQAREFGEAAQLTGIVLTKLDGTAKGGIAVAIVSELNIPVKYIGVGEGLDDLERFNSDEFVDALFE, from the coding sequence ATGGCAAATGGATTTTTTTCTAAATTACAACAGGGTCTTTCCAAGACCAGAGATAGCATAGCTAAAGGTATAGATAATGTTTTTAGCGGCTATTCTAATATAGATGATGATTTCTATGAGGAGTTAGAGGAAACTCTGATAATGGGTGACATTGGTATAAATGCCACCAGCAAGATCATGGATGAACTTAGAAGCCAGGTCAAGGACAGACACATCAAGGATCCTCAGGAGTGCAAACAACTTCTTATAGAAGATATCAGAAATCAGATGCATACAGATGAGAATGCCTATGATTTTGAAGATAAGAAGACAGTTATTTTTGTTATTGGCGTTAATGGAGTTGGCAAAACTACTTCGGTAGGTAAGCTTGCATCCATTTACAAGAAAAAGGGCAAGAAAGTTCTTATAGCAGCTGCGGATACTTATAGAGCTGCAGCTACTGAGCAGCTTCAGTCCTGGGCTGACAGAGCTGGTACACCTATAGTATCCGGCAGAGAAGGGGCAGATCCTGCCAGTGTTATTTATGATGCTGTTGGCGCATTTAAAGCAAGAGATATTGATATCTTGATCGTAGATACTGCAGGAAGACTCCATAACAAGAAGAATCTGATGGAAGAGCTTGCCAAGATGAACAGAATCATAGATAAAGAGCTTGGAAATGTCTGCAGAGAGAACTTTATAGTTCTTGATGGTACTACAGGACAGAATGCTCTTAATCAGGCAAGAGAATTCGGAGAAGCAGCCCAGCTTACAGGAATAGTTCTTACTAAGCTTGATGGTACAGCAAAAGGGGGAATTGCCGTGGCTATAGTATCCGAACTTAACATTCCTGTTAAGTATATTGGAGTTGGCGAAGGCCTTGATGATCTTGAAAGATTTAATTCAGACGAGTTTGTGGATGCTTTGTTTGAATGA